Sequence from the Panicum virgatum strain AP13 chromosome 5N, P.virgatum_v5, whole genome shotgun sequence genome:
TTTGCTTTAAGACTCCAAAGGATCTTTCTATGTCATTTCTAAGGGATGAATGTGCATAGTTGAATATCTCCTCTTTACCTTGTGGTTCGTTGGCGTTttgaaactcttggagatggtaCTTGCTCCCCTTGTACGGAGCCAGGTAACCCGGTCGGTTTGGGTACCCCGAGCACCAGATAGTACTTGCCTGCAGCAGCAAAGACCTGTAAGCATCAACAGATTGCAGTTAGAAGTCGAAATGGAACTACATGTTGCAAATGTACCTGGAGGGGGATGGGGAAATGCATTGCTGTACTTATTCATTGCATCATAAAAAACCCTCATATCATGTACTGAACCAGGCCATCCAGCAAGAACAAAGGTAAACATCATGTCAAAGTCACATACTGCCATCACATTTTTGGTTGTGATGTTCTTACGACACATGTACTGGACCAAAAGGTTTTGGGACACCACAACAAGTATGTGAGTGCCATCTATTGCTCCAATACAATCCTTGAAGAAGGGATCAAACCTATGCTGCATCAATCTTGGGTGCCTACTTCTGAACTCTGGGTCTTTGGGTTTAATGATGTCAGCAGCAAGTTTGAGTAGACTTCAAAACTTTGTAAAACCTGTTGTGAACTGTCCCCATGGATCTTTCAAATTTGTCCTCGGCTTGCCTTACTGACTGTGGATCTCCAACCATCCAAAGAAACATGCCTAAAGCCTCTATTGAAGTCGACTTTGCACTACTGGTCAAACCATAGTTTTCTACCAGAAGGTCATGCAGCCGATGGAAAAGTGTTGGGGTCATTCTAAACATGTTGGTGCATTTCTGCCTATTCAAAAGTTTCCTCTCTACCCATTCCAGACCACTCATGCCTACTGGTACTTCCCTATAGTCAGATCTAGAGCAGTACGTATCAATATGCATAGCTAGCTGAAACGTACCGTAAATGAAATCCATGTCTGCGCCATCATCCATGAATTGGGTCATCATAAAGTTATCAAACTCCTCATCAGAATCAGCAGCTTCATTTCCCATGTCTGAAGCATGAACCCCGGCCTGCAacaatgaaacattgacaactAATTAGTATACAAGCTACAGATATGTGCCCCTAAATGTGCTGCAATGTCAGGATGAAGAACACATCGTCCACATAAATAACATCGACCCACTCGGCATCCACATAAAAACCGACCACATAAACATCATCCACATAAATATCACCGAACAGACAACAATCATGGAAATTACTTGTTCAAGCCAACTCACATACGACACGTAGTTTAAAACACAGACATAACACACATTGGTTAACACACTAACAGGACTAACTGAACTAAGATTAGCTGCAATGCAAGGATATAAGGGTCTAGTCAACGACCCTAGAGTAGTCCTCAATAAGAGCCTTCCTTCCAGGCGGCATAGAGCGCAGGAAAAAGTAAGATGCAGCCTTGTCCTTTGCAATTTTCAGCACACCAACCCACAGCTGCGCATTGTCTTCTGTGACACCACAAGCCCTGGCTGCATCCATGATGGTGTCAAGATGTTTCTCCAGCTTTGATTCCTCGGCCTGCTTCTCCTCTTGCCTTTTGCAGATGAAGCCCTCCATGGCTACATTCCTTTGTGTTTGTATGTCGTTGTGCAGCTGCAATTGGGACACCATGGCTCTGACTGCTGggctcttcatcttcttgttgGGGCTGCTTGCAGTACTGCGTAGGCTTTGGGAGCTGTTGCTGGTCCTCTTGCTTCCAATGCTGTGGGGGGTGTGCAGGTCATGATCTTCTTctgaatcttcttcttcatcacttgggATGTCGTCCAGGTGGTTCTCATCTCTAGGAATATAGGAAGTGGACCCATCAACTGCAACACCCATGAACATGCGGTCCAATTCATCCAGATAAATAGGCCAACCGGTCTGTAGTTTTTTCCACTCAGGATGCCCCTGAAATATACAAATACCATCAGAACAGTATCCAATCTGTAGTATGCATACATGCAGGACCTCACACTTGAATGAATAAAGTGCATACAAGACGTACCATTGTGTTAGAGTTCCACCAAGCCTCTGTAGCAAGAACAGAACCATCTGGTTGATGGCCAAGCCCTGAATCAGTGCGCAGTTGTTGTATGAACTGCCACAAACCCTTGAGCTGCCTATATCTGTTCCCAAACTGCTCTCTCTCATGCATAAACCCAGTGGCGGCATAGAATCTGGATTTGATCTCTTTCCACCCAGACTTGTTCATCACACCCTTCACGCAGTTTCCTTTATGGATTTGGCTGCAGAAAATACGACAAAAGGCCAGGGTATGTTCTGGTGTCCATGCTGCCCTGTTGATGTCGGCCTAAACGAAGCGTAACATGAGCACGAAATGTACGCAGTGACGCACAAGGTAATTCAGTCAACAGTACATCTAATGATTCACCAGGAATTCGTAACAACAGATCCGACATTGGGAAGACAAAGGGGAACTTACCAGTGCtgcacgacgacgacgacggccacCGCCTGTGGTGGCTTGGTCGGCTGCCGCCGATTCAGGTCCAGCCGGAGGACACCTTGCAGGCAGGTCTGCGCGCCCAAAGGGTGCATACCGGCCGCCGTGAGCCGACGCAGCTGCAGTGCCTCCAGATCTGCGGCCACCGGCGGCCGCGGttcggcctcctcctcgaccgctGCGTGGGCCCCGCAGGCCGAGGGTTCGGTGTTGGCCCCGTGGAGGAATGCGAATGGGTCGAGGCAGGTCGCTTCCCTGGACTTCATCGCCTCGGAGGAGGGCTTGCACCTCCAACCACCCGTGCTCCAAGTTGAGGTCCAGCTTGTCGAAGTCAAGGCGGCTCGGGCGTAGGCTGCTGGATCCGCTATTGGAGTACGCACCGGCCGTGAAGCCGGCGGACCCACCTTGTGCTGACGACCCCGGCGCCATGGACAGGAAGTCCCTGGTTCCACCGCCGGCACCGAAAAGGTCCTCGTTGTAGAACCCTCCAGTGTTGTAGTCGTCCCCCTGGCCGTACCCGACGGCGTTGTAGGCGTCGGCGTTGTAGTCATCCATGGCCGTCGAGGTGCGCAGGTGGTCGTTGCACCTGCGCAGGGACTAGATCTGCAGGCGGCGGTGTTGGATCTttgctgcggcggcgacggaggggGTGTGGACGGCAGGGCGGCgtcgggggggaggggggggcgaGTGGGGAGCGGGGGAGGTAGGGTTCCGAGTCGCCCTGTGCTGCCGCCGAATGGATAAGGCggggcgcgggggggggggggggcgtggtaGGTAGGCAGAGTGCGGCCGAGCGGGCCTCCGATGCGGCAAAAAAAACGCGCCGTCCCGTTTAGATGTGTAAAGGCAAAAATGCCATTTTTGCAAACAAAGTTTGCGTTTACGCccgcatctaaacacggcctttatATTGCGTTTTAGACTAAAAGAATCTTGGCTGTTGTGACTGTGAAACTGGCTGACCAACCACATGAAAAATGGTGGCAAGTCGCGGTCAGTTGGCGCGCACGTCCTGCCTCGGTTCCAAGGGTGACGTGAGCAGCTGAGGGCCCGGTAAGAACAACCCAGCGCGTGCCTCACACAGATCACTCTACTCATCCATTCAGAAAAACCATCTGGTATACCCCGTGGAGCCTAACTCCAAGGTCCAACTCTGCAAAGCGTCAGTTTCTCAGCAAGCAGCAAAGCAGTCTGCATCCTTGTTGACGGTCGATCACCAATTCACCGATCACCATGTCCGGCAGTGAAGCGCAGCGCGTCGTGGAGGATTTCTTCGGCGTCATCCGCCTCTTCGGCGACGGCTTCATCGTCCGCAGTGACGAATCGGCCATGCATCATGCCGGCAGGGATGTTCCCGGACATATGATATTTATAAAGTAAGTTCAAGAAGATCAATAATTTCCCCTTGCGAAAAAAAGAAGATCTATAATTTGATACGGACAGGGTATTATCATTTCACAGAAATACATTGATAATCTGAAGAAAATGCCTAGGGCTGGACCTTGTTGATCGCGCCATTTCAAAGCTGTTCGGCTACACTGAATCTAGCCGCGGCTGGGCTGATAAGCTCCGGCTGTTCGGCTGATGGGCTGGCTAGTGGCTACCCCGGCAGCAGTAGCTGCAGCCTGCAACCCAGGAGCCCAGCCCTCCTGCAGCCGAACAGCCTTTGCCCGtactttctttttttgttttttggccgtgtttagatgatttgatcaaaatttttggaaagataattttgctaatttggagtattaaataaaatatatttacaaattttttgcacggatgagttgtaaattgctgtagcatcactgttgcaaaacatggattaagtaggttcattaaattcatctcgcgatttataacccATTCATGCAAaatgttttgtaaatagatattatttaatacttcatgtatgtatCCAAATATTTGATATGAtattttttagtgtaaaattttggaatctaAACATAGCCTTTGACACTCATTGCCTAGTAGCACTAACTTCTCTTTGGCTcttaactcaaaaaaaaaaacccttctCTTTGGCTGCTCTCAGAGCAAGGCTAGTAGATTTCGCCTGCTCGCCAGCATTTTGAGCTCCAGCTCACCCGAGCAGCTGAGCTGGTGGGTGGCGGGCCTCTTGTTCTTTAATGTGCTGCACTCTTCAGCAGGGATGTGGAACGATGGGATTGGGAGTGTGGTTAAAAAAAGCATCTCGCCCGCTGTCAATCGGCGTCTGTGAACTCGCCCGCTTTCTTCTCTATCGTacctcctctctcttctatGTCGGATTCAACCACCTCCCCGTGCGCTTAGAGCAAGTTTTATGGGCGGCTGTATACCGGCTGAGTCCGACGTGGAGGAAAGAGCGGGCGTCTCGCGATGCGCCCGCTCCGGCCGGCTGAGAGGCACCGCGCGTGCTGCTTATTAGCCGAGCTCATTGCTGGGCATTAAATCTCGCAGGCCCTACCACCATCGCGGCGCTCGTTCTCTGTTAGCAGCCCAAGTACTACACCGACGCCATCAGAGTCCAGCCCAAGGCCCAAGCGACAGAAAAAGCCCAACAACCGAGTGAGCGGCCCAAAGTGGGTGAAGTAGATGATGTATATAGGAGAATGAGACGGACGAGCTCGAACTCACGGATGTAAATAGCAACTTTTCTCCCAAGTTAATCTGTCCTCCGCCGATCCAATTTCTTGCTTCCTCTCCCAGACTCCATTCTTCTACCCGAATCCCCGCTACCTCTGATTGATCCTAACACCTGGTATCAGCCTTGCGATCCTGCGCACGCTCTGGATCCCCACCACACCCACTACACCCGCTTCCAGAAATAGCTCGGCGCCATGGATCCAACCTCGAAGCTCTTGCTTGACGAGATGAAGAAGCTCGGCGATCGATTCGCCCTGGTGGAATCGCGCGTGGACAGCCCGGAGGGCTCCCTTGGGGACCGCTTCAAGTTGGTGGAGCAGTCGGCCAACAATCTCGTCGCCTGGCAACTCGGCATCGACGCCGCCATCGCGGATCTCACCACCAAGCTTGGATCCGTCGATGACGTCAAGTCCCAGATTGGCTCTCTCTCCACCAAGCTGGATCGAGTGGTCCTCAATCGTCATGCAGCAGGTTCAGGGATCCTCCCGAACCCCGTGGTGGCCGCGACATCTTCGCCTGCCGGTAACCCGGCCGTCGGCCCTGATGGGCACCGCGTCAACAATCATTACCAGGAGCCTGGGTTTGGGTCGGTCACgaccatctcccacctcccGGTCAAGGGTATGCCGCCCGATCCACCTCCCCTATCTTTTGATTCGCGTCCTCTTTCCACCTACCGTTTTCAGAGTTCGTTTGGTCCTGCCATGTACCCTGCTACCGGTCCTTTACCCAAGCTTCCCTTCCCAAAATTTGAGGGCGAAAACCCCAAGTTGTGGCAGTCCCGCATCGAGAGTTATTTTGATATGCATGGCATGGATAAGTCCTTTTGGGTGAAGTTGTCGGCCATGTACTTTGATGGCCCGACGGGGCGCTGGTTTCAAACAATCGAGCGCACTGCCCACTGCTTGAGTTGGAGTGATTTTTACAAATTGATTCATGATAGGTTTGGTAGAGACCAGCACGAGTTGTTCATCCGTCAGTTGTTTCACATCCGTCAAACCAGGTCCGTAGCAGAGTATGTCCAGCGTTTTGCTGAACTAGTTGATCAGTTGTCTGCCTACACCTCCACTACAGATCCCCTTTATTACGCTCTGCGCTTCATAGATGGTCTTTGTGATGACATTAAATCTGTCATTCTTGTTCAAAGGTCGCAAGATTTGGATACTGCTTGTGTGCTTGCTGCCTTGCAGGAAGAAGTGGGGGATTCCTCTCGCCGACGGGAATTTCGGCGTCCTGATCCTCCGCAACCGCTGAAGCAGGTGCCTTGTGGTCCTCTTCCACTTCCTGCTCCTTCGCGCCCGGCTCCTCCACTTCCGGCACAGGCCGCGGATTGCCGTGGCGTTGAGGCATCTCGGGCTGAGTCCTCCCCTGAGGCTAGAGTGGCTGCTCTCCGTACCTACCGCCGTGCTATGGGTCTCTGCTACAAATGCGGAGAAAAGTGGAGTCGTGATCATTCTTGTGCAGCCACAGTGCAGCTACACATGGTGCAGGAACTATGGGAGTTATTTCAGCTGGATGATGATTTGCCCGAGCTTCAGTCTGATATGGAGGCGTCTTCTGACCATTTGTTCTTGGCAATTTCAAAGGCTGCTATTAATGGCATCTCTGCTACTCGCATAGTTCGATTCTCTGGCTCCATTCAGCACATTCCAGTTTCTATATTGGTGGATTCGGGCAGTTCAATATCCTTTATCAGTTGTCAGTTGGCGGCTCAGCTTTCGGGTGTTCAGAAGTTACAGGCCCCTGTACCTGTACAAGTTGCTGGTGGCAATACCCTCTCTTGCACCTCTGTTCTAGCCCAGGCTCAATGGTTCATTGGAGAGGTTTCGTTTCAGTTCGATCTCAAGGTGCTCCCACTAACTGCTTACGACATCATCATCTGTATGGACTGGCTTGAGGCATTTAGTCCAATGACTGTACATTGGCAGCAAAAATGGATGCAAATTTCTTATGAAGGCCAGTCAGTTCTTCTGCAAGGGGAACTTCCCGTACAGCTTGACAACCTGTTGATCCAAGTCTGTGTTCTGACCGATTCAGTGGTGCAGCAGTCTGagttgtccttgttgccacttgATATCCGGCTTCTTGTTGATCAATTTGGTGAGTTGTTTGAGGAACCCAGTGAGTTGCCCCCATCTAGAGCCTGCGACCATGACATACCTCTGATTCCAGGAGCTCGGCCAGTGAACATTCGCCCCTATCGCTACCCACCTGCGCTACGCGATGAAATTGAGAAACAAGTCGCTGATATGCTGCAGAAAGGATTGATGCAGCCAAGCTCCAGTTCGTTTTCCTCCCCTATCCTccttgtcaagaagaaagacGGCTCTTATCGATTCTGTGTAGACTTTCGGCACCTTAATGCTCTCACTATGAAGTCTAAGTTTCCAGTTTCGGTCTTTGATCAGCTAATGGATGAGCTGGCTTCTGCCTCCTGGTTCTCTAACTTCGATCTGTGGGCTGGTTTTCACCAGATTCTACTCAAGCCAGGGGAAGAGTTCAAAACGGCGTTTCAGACCCATTTTGGCCAGTTTGAGTTTCGAGTCATGGCTTTCGGTTTGACAGGAGCCCCGGGGTCGTTTCAAGGTGCCATGAACGCCATTTTGGCTCCTGGGCTGCGCAAATTCGTCATTGTCTTCTTCGATGATATATTGGTTTACAACCGCTCCTATGAAGAACATCTGGACCACATCCGTCAAGTGTTTGAGTGGCTGTCTCGTGATCAGTGGGAGCTAAAATTCTCCAAATGCAAGTTTGCTCAAAGGTCTATCTCTTACTTGGGCCACATCATTAGTGAACAAGGTGTTGCAACCGACCCCGCCAAGGTTGAGGCTGTTCTCAGTTGGCCTACCCCCTCCTCTGTCAAGGAATTATGCAGCTTCCTCGGCCTCGCTGGTTATTATCGAAAATTTGTCAGGCATTTCGGCATTCTTGCGCGGCCCTTTACTAATCTGCTGAAGAAGAATACCATGTTTGTGTGGACTGCTGAGCATGATGAAGCATTTTCAGCACTTAAGACGGCCCTGTCCTCAGCTCCGGTATTGGCGCTACCAGATTTCTCTGTCCCTTTTGCCATTGAGACAGACGCCTGTGCTAATGGGGTAGGTGCTGTTCTGGTCCAGCAAGGTCACCCTCTAGCATTCATCAGTAAGACACTTGGGCCCGCACTATGGGTCTATCCACCTACGAGAAGGAGTATTTGGCGATCCTTGTGGCAGTCGAGCAGTGGCGTCACTATCTTCAGTATGGGGAATTCTTAATCTTTACTGACCAGCGAAGCTTTATTCATCTTAATGAGCAACACCTTGGCAGCAAAAGGTCTTTACCAAGCTCCTGGGACTGCAATACAGGATTGTGTACAAACCAGGTTCTACCAACCGGGCCGCTGATGCATTGTCGCGCCGGACTACTACTCCCCAACTTATGGCCATCTCTACCTGTACCCCGCAGTGGTTAGAGGCAGTTGTGAACTCTTATGCCAAGGATCCAATGGTTGCTGATCTCATCACTAAATTGTCCTTGCATCCTGCTGCTGTTCCCAATTACACATTATCTGCTGGCGTGTTGCGCTATAAGAACCGCATTTGGATCGGGGCTGACAAGAATCTGCGCCAACAAGTGATTTCAGCAATGCATAGCTCTGCTCTGGGAGGTCATTCGGGGATCCCAGTGACTTATAATCGCCTCAAATAGTATTTCTTCTGGGCAGGCATGAAGTCAGGGGGCCAAGAGTATGTGCGTGCGTGTTCAATCTGTCAGCAGGCTAAACCTGATCGTGCCCGCTACCCAGGTCTTCTCCAACCCCTGCCAGTGCTGTCCTCAGCTTGGGAGATGGTGTCACTTGACTTCGTGGAAGGTCTTCCTCGCTTAGGGAATTCAGACACTATCCTGGTGGTTGTCGACAAATATTCCAAGTTTGCTCACTTCATCCCACTGCGCCATCCATTTACAGCCCTCTCGGTTGCCAAGGCCTTCTTGGACCATGTGTACAAGCTGCACGGGTTGCCGTCCTCGCTGGTTTCCGATCGTGACCGAGTGTTCACTAGTAATCTATGGAAAGAGTTGTTTGCATTGGCTGGAGCTCAGCTGCAGATGAGCTCCGCGTATCACCTGCAAATGGATGGGCAGACAGAGCGCGTGAACCAATGCATGGAGACGTACATGCGGTGCTTCGTCCACGCCTGCCCGACCAAGTGGTCTTCCTGGCTTTCGCTCGCGGAATTCTGGTACAACACGAGTTCTCACTCTACCTTGGGGCGCTCTCCCTTTGAAGTCTTATATGGGCATTCTCCTCATCACTTTGGCATCGTGTCGGCGTTGGCATGCTCTGCTTCTGATTTGTCTGATTGGCTCCATGAGCGCGAGATTATGCATAATCTGGTCCGTGAGCACCTTATCCGAGCCCAAGATCGCATGAAGAGACAAGCAGATAAAGGTCGCTCCGAGCGAGTGTTCCAGGTGGGTGACCGTGTATACTTGAAGCTTCAGCCCTACGTGCAGTCTT
This genomic interval carries:
- the LOC120674480 gene encoding uncharacterized protein LOC120674480, whose translation is MVQELWELFQLDDDLPELQSDMEASSDHLFLAISKAAINGISATRIVRFSGSIQHIPVSILVDSGSSISFISCQLAAQLSGVQKLQAPVPVQVAGGNTLSCTSVLAQAQWFIGEVSFQFDLKVLPLTAYDIIICMDWLEAFSPMTVHWQQKWMQISYEGQSVLLQGELPVQLDNLLIQVCVLTDSVVQQSELSLLPLDIRLLVDQFGELFEEPSELPPSRACDHDIPLIPGARPVNIRPYRYPPALRDEIEKQVADMLQKGLMQPSSSSFSSPILLVKKKDGSYRFCVDFRHLNALTMKSKFPVSVFDQLMDELASASWFSNFDLWAGFHQILLKPGEEFKTAFQTHFGQFEFRVMAFGLTGAPGSFQGAMNAILAPGLRKFVIVFFDDILVYNRSYEEHLDHIRQVFEWLSRDQWELKFSKCKFAQRSISYLGHIISEQGVATDPAKVEAVLSWPTPSSVKELCSFLGLAGYYRKFVRHFGILARPFTNLLKKNTMFVWTAEHDEAFSALKTALSSAPVLALPDFSVPFAIETDACANGAKPDRARYPGLLQPLPVLSSAWEMVSLDFVEGLPRLGNSDTILVVVDKYSKFAHFIPLRHPFTALSVAKAFLDHVYKLHGLPSSLVSDRDRVFTSNLWKELFALAGAQLQMSSAYHLQMDGQTERVNQCMETYMRCFVHACPTKWSSWLSLAEFWYNTSSHSTLGRSPFEVLYGHSPHHFGIVSALACSASDLSDWLHEREIMHNLVREHLIRAQDRMKRQADKGRSERVFQVGDRVYLKLQPYVQSSLAPRANQKLSFKFFGPYSVVERIG